A genomic stretch from Euzebyales bacterium includes:
- a CDS encoding DUF2207 domain-containing protein yields the protein MVLAAAVLVVLSTPGTSRSQARFERIGELRISAEVSEDGSMEVVEEREFVYDGSFQGALIEIPLRDGQRASLTRLTDDRGTTYTPGACLPDGEKVPGAYDLQSDDVVFRVVWCWQPPPTDTSRTITLAYRVEGAGQRHEDASELYWQFVGDRWDTSTDEVIVNVTLPSHDLRFWAHGPLTGTVERVEPNQVRMAVDDLPPNTFVELRVLMPPEALASAPSDGKTVRDDVLAEEQCLAIAANADRARARGEEPEQDCDPDADRKLALSGLLGLGLVGGGVGWWQVFRRHGREYPLPPEVAELDYEHAPPSDHPPALVDYLLNWGSVTDKALIATIMDLARRRHVVLRREMVSRERLLRGDVEEPVVVFERRSEPERGWERDVMELLFDRAASGGTKTTDRALKSWVSSNREDAYRWWQSWTSAVTRDTTGEHWIEAKHWIGVSGVIGAGMLAAGVGAAFLGANIVLGVVTGAAGIAMAAASPLMRRRTPEGRVLEHRWRRFGAYLTDYSLIPERGPEYLALWGEWLVYAVPLGVAETVTRNLNSKLSEAQLEEVSGGWYPIMWYHGHLYGGFDAGLSSIAEAIPTSQIASSPASSGAGGGGGFSGGGGGGGGGGGGGSF from the coding sequence GTGGTCCTCGCCGCCGCGGTCCTGGTCGTGCTCTCGACCCCTGGCACGTCACGTTCGCAGGCCAGATTCGAGCGCATCGGGGAGCTGCGGATCAGCGCCGAGGTGTCCGAGGACGGGTCGATGGAGGTCGTCGAGGAACGCGAGTTCGTCTACGACGGCTCGTTCCAGGGTGCACTCATCGAGATCCCGCTGCGCGACGGGCAGCGCGCGAGCCTGACCAGACTGACCGACGACCGCGGCACCACCTACACGCCCGGGGCATGCTTACCGGACGGCGAGAAGGTGCCGGGGGCGTATGACCTGCAGTCCGACGACGTCGTCTTCCGCGTCGTCTGGTGCTGGCAGCCTCCGCCGACCGACACCTCCCGCACGATCACACTGGCTTACAGGGTCGAGGGCGCCGGCCAGCGCCACGAGGACGCGTCGGAGCTGTACTGGCAGTTCGTCGGCGACCGCTGGGACACGTCGACCGACGAGGTCATCGTCAACGTGACGCTGCCCAGCCATGACCTGCGCTTCTGGGCCCACGGGCCGCTGACCGGAACCGTCGAGCGCGTCGAGCCGAACCAGGTGCGCATGGCCGTCGACGACCTGCCGCCCAACACCTTCGTCGAGCTGCGCGTTCTGATGCCGCCCGAGGCGCTCGCGTCGGCTCCGAGCGACGGCAAGACCGTGCGGGACGACGTCCTCGCCGAGGAGCAGTGCCTGGCAATCGCAGCGAACGCGGACCGGGCGCGGGCGCGGGGCGAGGAACCCGAGCAGGACTGCGATCCCGATGCGGACCGCAAGCTGGCGTTGAGCGGCCTGCTGGGGCTCGGGCTGGTCGGTGGCGGCGTCGGCTGGTGGCAGGTGTTCCGGCGGCACGGCAGGGAGTATCCGCTGCCGCCCGAGGTGGCGGAGCTGGACTACGAGCACGCACCACCGAGCGACCATCCACCCGCCTTGGTCGATTACCTCCTGAACTGGGGGAGCGTCACCGACAAGGCGCTGATCGCCACGATCATGGATCTCGCGCGCCGCCGCCACGTGGTCCTCCGCCGCGAGATGGTGTCGCGCGAGCGTCTGCTGCGCGGCGACGTCGAGGAGCCCGTCGTCGTGTTCGAGCGACGTTCGGAACCGGAGCGCGGATGGGAGCGCGACGTCATGGAGCTGCTGTTCGACAGGGCCGCGTCGGGCGGGACGAAGACCACCGACCGCGCGCTGAAGTCGTGGGTGTCGTCCAACCGTGAGGACGCCTACCGCTGGTGGCAGTCCTGGACGTCGGCGGTCACCCGCGACACGACCGGCGAGCACTGGATCGAGGCCAAGCACTGGATCGGGGTGTCGGGCGTCATAGGCGCCGGCATGCTCGCGGCGGGCGTCGGCGCCGCTTTCCTGGGCGCAAACATCGTGCTCGGGGTGGTGACGGGTGCCGCCGGCATCGCGATGGCGGCCGCAAGCCCGCTGATGCGGCGCCGGACGCCCGAGGGCCGCGTGCTCGAGCACCGCTGGCGGCGGTTCGGGGCGTACCTGACCGACTACAGCCTGATCCCGGAGCGGGGCCCTGAGTACCTCGCGCTGTGGGGCGAGTGGCTGGTCTACGCCGTCCCGCTCGGGGTCGCCGAGACCGTGACGCGTAACCTCAACTCGAAGCTGTCCGAGGCACAGCTCGAGGAGGTCAGTGGCGGCTGGTACCCCATCATGTGGTACCACGGCCACCTGTACGGTGGGTTCGACGCCGGGTTGTCGTCGATCGCCGAGGCGATCCCGACGAGCCAGATCGCGTCGTCGCCGGCGTCGTCAGGCGCAGGCGGCGGTGGCGGGTTCTCGGGCGGCGGCGGCGGCGGCGGTGGCGGCGGTGGTGGTGGGTCGTTCTGA
- the guaA gene encoding glutamine-hydrolyzing GMP synthase: protein MVTSAHDTVLVIDLGAQYANVIARRVRERHVYSEIVPHDITAAEVMSRAPAGIILSGGPTSVYADDALRIDPDLVTCGIPVLGICYGHQLLAQELGGEVTRTGRGEYGRTMLRADTDSVLLRGQPADQTVWMSHGDAVTRAPEGFRVIASTADTPVAGIEDPRRGLYGVQYHPEVSHTLLGGVVLDTFLSQIGARRTWTAHSVIAQQVEAIRARVGGDRLVCGLSGGVDSAVAAAIVADAVGDQLTCVFVDHGLLRHDERRLVEEAFGAYSDSRLVVIKAADRFLEQLAGVTDPESKRKRIGAEFIRVFEEAARDHAGDARFLVQGTLYPDVIESGHGSAATIKSHHNVGGLPDDMAFELVEPLRWLFKDEVRRVGEELGLPPEIVWRQPFPGPGLAVRIIGEVTAERLDLVRAADRVVLEELRRAGLDRAAVSYGERDADVEHVWQSFAVLPDVRAVGVQGDERTYGYPIIVRAVTSEDAMTADFARLDWDVLERIASRIVGEVDGVNRVAYDITSKPPGTIEWE, encoded by the coding sequence ATCGCGCGGCGGGTCCGCGAGCGGCACGTCTACAGCGAGATCGTGCCACACGACATCACCGCCGCCGAGGTGATGTCCCGCGCGCCCGCCGGCATCATCCTGTCGGGTGGTCCGACGTCGGTCTACGCCGACGACGCGCTGCGGATCGATCCCGATCTGGTCACGTGCGGCATCCCTGTGCTCGGCATCTGCTACGGCCATCAGCTGCTGGCGCAGGAGCTCGGCGGCGAGGTCACGCGCACCGGGCGCGGCGAATACGGCAGGACCATGCTGCGTGCCGACACCGACAGCGTCCTGCTGCGCGGTCAGCCCGCCGACCAGACCGTCTGGATGAGCCACGGTGACGCGGTGACCCGCGCCCCCGAGGGCTTCCGCGTGATCGCGAGCACCGCCGACACGCCGGTCGCGGGCATCGAGGACCCTCGGCGTGGACTCTACGGCGTGCAGTACCACCCGGAGGTCAGCCACACGCTGCTGGGCGGCGTCGTGCTCGACACCTTCCTGTCGCAGATCGGCGCTCGGCGCACGTGGACGGCTCACTCGGTCATCGCGCAGCAGGTGGAGGCGATCCGTGCCCGGGTCGGCGGCGACCGCCTGGTCTGCGGGCTGTCCGGTGGCGTCGACTCGGCCGTCGCCGCCGCGATCGTGGCCGATGCCGTGGGAGACCAGCTGACGTGCGTGTTCGTCGACCACGGCCTGCTGCGCCACGACGAGCGCCGCCTGGTCGAGGAGGCGTTCGGGGCCTACAGCGACAGCAGGCTCGTCGTCATCAAGGCCGCCGACCGCTTCCTGGAGCAGCTCGCGGGCGTCACGGACCCCGAGTCCAAGCGCAAGCGGATCGGCGCCGAGTTCATCCGCGTCTTCGAGGAGGCGGCGCGCGACCACGCCGGGGATGCGCGGTTCCTGGTGCAGGGCACCCTGTACCCCGACGTGATCGAGTCAGGCCACGGCTCGGCGGCGACGATCAAGAGCCACCACAATGTCGGCGGGCTGCCCGACGACATGGCGTTCGAGCTCGTCGAGCCGTTGCGCTGGCTGTTCAAGGACGAGGTGCGCAGGGTCGGTGAGGAGCTCGGCCTGCCGCCCGAGATCGTGTGGCGCCAGCCGTTCCCAGGTCCAGGCCTGGCCGTGCGGATCATCGGCGAGGTGACCGCCGAGCGCCTCGACCTGGTGCGGGCGGCGGACCGCGTCGTGCTCGAGGAGCTGCGCCGCGCCGGGCTCGACCGGGCGGCCGTGTCGTATGGCGAGCGCGACGCGGACGTCGAGCACGTCTGGCAGTCGTTCGCCGTGCTGCCGGACGTCCGCGCCGTCGGGGTACAGGGGGACGAGCGGACCTACGGATACCCGATCATCGTGCGGGCCGTCACGAGCGAGGACGCCATGACCGCGGACTTCGCTCGTCTCGACTGGGACGTGCTCGAGCGGATCGCAAGCCGGATCGTCGGCGAGGTCGACGGGGTCAACAGGGTCGCCTACGACATCACTTCCAAACCGCCTGGGACAATTGAGTGGGAATGA